The Terriglobales bacterium genome includes the window AGCTCGGCGAACTCCTCGCTGGTGAGCTGGCGGCCGCGCTGGTCCAGCAGCACCGAGAGCGGGCGGGTGCGCCCGGCAGAGCGCTCCAGCGAGGCCAGCAGCGTCGCCTCGCTCGCGAACTCCTGCGACTCTGTGGGCAGGTAGCGGGCCAGGCGCTGTAAGTACTCTGCAGTCAAGGAGTTAATGGCGGCGGAGCGGGTCTTGCCCACCCAGGCGATGCGCAGCTTCATGGTGGATTGATTCTAACCGCAGGGGTAGCCTAGTTACTAAAGTACATGACCCTCCGGCATGGTGCATTCCCCCATACGGACATGTACCATTTTGCA containing:
- a CDS encoding 23S rRNA (pseudouridine(1915)-N(3))-methyltransferase RlmH, translating into MKLRIAWVGKTRSAAINSLTAEYLQRLARYLPTESQEFASEATLLASLERSAGRTRPLSVLLDQRGRQLTSEEFAELLRDQQDRGTQWLIFAVGPANGFSQEARRSADLVLSFGKMTLAHELARVVLLEQLYRAFTILKGHPYHTGHS